One stretch of Oxobacter pfennigii DNA includes these proteins:
- a CDS encoding flavin monoamine oxidase family protein, whose amino-acid sequence MRTSPKTPTQFPDLPPKNPTDSQRHKMLLDSLTKVDRPEDYENIVRLLGPPQKITSYGNPGEFKGKKVGIIGGGLAGMSTAFELRKLGYDITVFEPHTERIGGRIYTHYFDKDKKLYAEFGAGRIPASHEIVWHYINLFKLNTEPVITSNSNAFIYVKDVRVRTDPKGENVLHQIYPKFDLTIKEANTPWPELYDQVVKYYLSTLPPEVRKQFLMILPRYDYRFEALQDINTRQALEEYGLTSEAINLITSVMPAIGSIITNSYEAELHSEYTVDYQNLYLIPGGMVNLPLAFYKSLTSPNPVEYHDIPQNALGKVTWKGGFVVNGILKSHVDGKVTLRYRNVYATDDFFEDFNYVIVAVPFTTLRAMDIDPAFSSRKMQAIKEVSYRDAQKTFFLCKQRFWEKQEIFGGSSYTDEIIGTISYPHDHAHCIQNAADCSSDEPGVLMASYTIGGDASALGNLVSPGQYLTIRSKVEKVHGLPRWYLDENKTVIDFKTVDWVREPWFHGGFQMFLPGQKREFLYVSNIPEYDNRVFFAGEHTSTKNGWIQGALQSGMAAANDVAYYSVIHKHQR is encoded by the coding sequence ATGCGTACATCTCCTAAAACTCCAACCCAATTCCCCGACTTACCTCCGAAAAACCCAACCGATTCTCAAAGGCATAAGATGCTCTTAGATTCCCTTACTAAAGTTGATAGGCCTGAAGATTATGAAAACATTGTACGGCTATTAGGTCCGCCTCAAAAAATAACAAGCTATGGAAATCCTGGAGAATTTAAAGGTAAGAAGGTAGGTATAATTGGCGGTGGCCTTGCAGGAATGTCGACAGCCTTTGAACTCCGGAAGCTTGGGTATGATATTACTGTTTTTGAACCGCATACTGAAAGAATCGGAGGGAGAATATACACACATTACTTTGATAAAGATAAAAAATTATATGCTGAATTTGGGGCAGGGAGAATACCTGCCTCCCATGAAATAGTATGGCACTACATTAACCTTTTCAAATTAAATACAGAGCCTGTAATTACGTCGAACTCTAATGCCTTTATCTATGTCAAGGATGTAAGGGTCAGAACCGACCCAAAAGGTGAAAATGTACTTCATCAAATCTACCCTAAGTTTGATTTGACCATAAAGGAAGCAAATACACCATGGCCAGAGCTTTATGATCAAGTAGTTAAATATTACCTGTCAACTTTGCCGCCTGAAGTAAGAAAACAGTTTCTGATGATATTGCCAAGGTATGACTATAGATTTGAAGCTTTACAAGATATTAATACTCGCCAGGCTCTTGAGGAGTATGGATTGACCAGTGAAGCAATCAATCTAATCACAAGTGTTATGCCTGCAATAGGATCAATAATTACTAATAGTTACGAAGCAGAGCTGCATAGTGAATATACTGTAGACTATCAGAATTTATACCTAATCCCCGGTGGGATGGTTAATCTTCCACTTGCATTTTATAAATCCCTGACTTCACCAAATCCTGTAGAATACCACGATATACCACAGAATGCTCTCGGGAAAGTTACCTGGAAGGGTGGATTTGTTGTAAACGGGATTTTGAAATCACATGTAGATGGAAAAGTCACTTTACGTTATAGAAATGTATATGCTACCGATGATTTTTTTGAAGACTTTAATTATGTTATCGTTGCTGTACCTTTTACAACATTAAGAGCAATGGATATTGACCCGGCTTTTAGCTCAAGGAAAATGCAGGCAATTAAAGAGGTATCTTACCGGGATGCTCAAAAGACATTTTTCCTCTGCAAGCAACGATTCTGGGAAAAGCAAGAAATTTTCGGCGGCTCGTCTTATACTGATGAAATTATTGGAACAATATCATACCCTCATGATCATGCACACTGCATACAAAATGCTGCTGATTGCTCTTCTGATGAACCTGGTGTCCTTATGGCTTCATACACTATAGGCGGAGATGCTTCTGCACTGGGTAACTTAGTTTCACCAGGACAATATCTAACTATAAGAAGCAAAGTAGAAAAAGTCCATGGACTTCCAAGATGGTATTTAGATGAAAATAAGACAGTTATTGACTTTAAAACTGTTGATTGGGTTAGGGAGCCATGGTTTCATGGTGGATTTCAGATGTTCCTCCCGGGACAGAAGAGAGAATTCTTGTATGTTTCTAATATTCCCGAATATGATAACAGGGTGTTTTTTGCAGGAGAACACACTTCAACGAAGAACGGCTGGATACAGGGTGCACTGCAAAGCGGTATGGCTGCCGCCAACGATGTTGCATATTATTCTGTAATCCATAAGCATCAGAGATAA